The Mangifera indica cultivar Alphonso chromosome 8, CATAS_Mindica_2.1, whole genome shotgun sequence genome has a window encoding:
- the LOC123224430 gene encoding gibberellin 2-beta-dioxygenase 2-like: protein MVVPSPSPMRTKKTRAVGIPTIDLSLSKPKLLELIVKACEEYGFFKVTNHGVPTEIISRLEEEGISFFGKPVLEKQRAGPARPFGYGCKNIGLNGDSGELEYLLLHTNPFSVAERSRAISNDPSNFSCAVNDYIEAVRELTCQILDLAAEGLGVPDKFVFSRLIRDVHSDSLLRLNHYPPVKDWDPSTKLHQHHCLNNRVGFGEHSDPQILTLLRSNDVGGFQISSYGGLWVPVPPDPTEFYVLVGDTLQVLTNERFTSVRHRAMANSMKPRMSMVYFGAPPLDAWITSLPEMVSSVRPNLYKPFTWNQYKQALYSLKLGDRRLDQFEINADV from the exons ATGGTTGTACCATCTCCTTCTCCAATGCGAACCAAGAAAACAAGAGCGGTTGGGATTCCCACCATTGATCTTTCGCTTAGTAAGCCAAAATTATTGGAGCTGATCGTAAAAGCCTGTGAAGAGTATGGATTCTTTAAGGTCACTAACCATGGTGTGCCTACAGAGATAATATCAAGATTGGAGGAGGAAGGGATTAGTTTTTTTGGTAAACCGGTTTTGGAAAAACAGCGAGCTGGGCCTGCTAGGCCTTTTGGTTATGGTTGCAAGAACATCGGCTTAAATGGTGATTCCGGCGAGCTTGAGTATTTACTTCTTCACACCAATCCTTTCTCCGTCGCTGAAAGATCCAGAGCTATCTCAAATGACCCTTCAAATTTCAG TTGTGCCGTGAATGATTACATAGAAGCTGTTAGAGAATTGACATGCCAAATTCTTGATCTGGCGGCTGAGGGGTTGGGGGTCCCTGATAAGTTCGTATTCAGTAGACTCATCAGAGACGTTCACAGTGACTCATTACTTAGGCTTAATCATTATCCACCTGTTAAGGATTGGGACCCATCAACTAAACTTCATCAGCATCACTGTTTAAACAATAGAGTCGGATTTGGGGAGCATTCTGACCCTCAGATCTTGACCCTTTTGAGATCTAACGATGTGGGAGgctttcaaatttcttcataTGGTGGGCTCTGGGTTCCAGTCCCACCCGACCCTACTGAATTCTACGTGCTTGTTGGTGATACATTACAG GTTTTAACAAATGAAAGATTTACAAGCGTAAGACATAGGGCAATGGCAAactcaatgaagccaagaatgTCAATGGTGTACTTTGGGGCACCACCACTTGATGCGTGGATTACTTCTCTCCCAGAAATGGTTTCTTCTGTCAGACCAAATCTATATAAGCCCTTCACTTGGAATCAATATAAACAAGCTCTCTACTCTTTAAAGCTAGGAGATAGACGTCTTGACCAATTCGAGATTAATGCCGACGTCTGA
- the LOC123223682 gene encoding nifU-like protein 1, chloroplastic, with protein MVSLSLTAATGTCKTSLVSSVIPISTNLHQFPGFISVFRTRLQYRRAIRACASTPSTPAASSPGLYSSSKFDLTPQNVDLVLEDVRPYLLADGGNVDVVSVDDGVISLKLQGACGSCPSSTTTMKMGIERVLKEKFGDAVKDIRQVYDEEARETTVEAINGHLDILRPAIKNYGGSVDVLSVEAGHCTVKYVGPESIGSGIRAAIKEKFPDIEDVILTG; from the exons ATGGTGTCCCTATCCCTAACAGCGGCTACCGGAACATGTAAGACTTCTCTGGTATCGTCGGTAATTCCAATTTCAACTAATCTCCATCAGTTTCCAGGATTCATATCAGTCTTTAGAACAAGGTTGCAGTACAGAAGAGCCATAAGAGCTTGTGCATCGACTCCAAGCACACCTGCTGCTTCATCACCAGGACTTTACTCCTCCAGCAAATTCGATCTCACACCTCAAAACGTTGACTTGGTTCTTGAAGATGTTCGCCCATACTTGCTCGCTGATGGTGGAAACGTTGACGTTGTGTCTGTTGACGACGGTGTCATTTCTCTCAAACTCCAAG GAGCATGTGGAAGCTGTCCTAGCTCAACAACAACCATGAAGATGGGGATTGAAAGAGTTTTGAAGGAGAAATTTGGAGATGCTGTCAAGGATATCCGCCAAGTTTATGATGAAGAAGCAAGAGAGACAACTGTTGAG GCAATAAATGGCCATCTTGATATATTGCGACCAGCCATCAAGAATTATGGTGGCAGTGTGGATGTCTTATCTGTGGAGGCTGGACATTGCACAGTAAAGTATGTGGGTCCTGAGTCCATTGGATCAGGAATCAGAGCAGCGATCAAGGAGAAGTTCCCAGATATTGAGGATGTAATCTTAACTGGCTAG
- the LOC123223681 gene encoding SWR1-complex protein 4-like produces MDAKDILGLPKTQLTLTQDKKSRPQKEPQRKPDGISREVYALTGGLAPLMPSIDVSQLKKRPPSDEKITWQWLPFTNSARKDDLQLYHWVRVVNGVPPTGDYSFAKYNKSVDVVKYTNEEYEKYLTDPTWTKEETDQLFDLCEKFDLRFIIIADRFPSSRSVEELKDRYYSVSRAIMIARAPSPADVSGHPLVKEPYNISQEKERKRALSMVLSQTKQQERKDAEVLAEAKRIAESRMPAQAAEEPELPVTSHAGAETTDQVVLGDTVPPSLNVQLPAAVVAPSTSIMADSASTLASLLMLKVYLRTYALEQMVQAASSSAGLRTIKRVEQTLQELGVNLKPKMPTKAVCAEHLELRKEILTLLNLQKQLQYKEAEGSSYRDGSYIDTPGTPKRSQRGGDQDRTFFPDSGSFGGERVGKNQKRKGPGRQSEAPSSPAHKRPRKMKASDL; encoded by the exons ATGGACGCGAAAGACATCCTCGGACTACCCAAAACTCAGTTAACATTAACACAAGACAAGAAATCTCGGCCCCAGAAGGAACCTCAACGGAAACCCGATGGCATCTCACGCGAG GTTTATGCGCTTACTGGAGGTTTGGCGCCACTTATGCCATCCATTGATGTGTCTCAGTTGAAAAAACGACCACCATCAGACGAGAAG ATTACTTGGCAGTGGCTTCCTTTCACAAATTCTGCCCGTAAAGATGACTTGCAGCTTTACCATTGG GTCAGAGTTGTGAATGGTGTTCCACCAACAGGTGACTACTCTTTTGCTAAGTATAACAAG TCTGTTGATGTTGTCAAATACACAAATGAGGAGTATGAGAAGTATTTAACAGATCCT ACATGGACCAAAGAGGAGACAGATCAATTGTTTGACTTGTGTGAAAAGTTTGATCTCCGCTTCATTATTATAGCTGACAGATTCCCATCATCTCGGTCTGTGGAAGAACTAAAGGATCGTTATTATAGTG TATCTCGAGCTATAATGATTGCTAGGGCTCCATCTCCAGCAGATGTTTCAGGTCATCCTCTTGTTAAG GAGCCGTATAATATTTCACAAGAGAAAGAACGGAAGCGCGCATTGTCAATGGTCCTAtcacaaacaaaacaacaagaGCGTAAAGATGCCGAG GTTTTGGCTGAAGCAAAAAGAATAGCTGAGTCACGCATGCCTGCACAG GCTGCCGAAGAGCCTGAGTTGCCTGTTACATCTCATGCTGGTGCAGAAACTACAGACCAAGTTGTTCTTGGTGATACTGTACCCCCTTCATTAAATGTTCAGCTTCCTGCAGCAGTGGTTGCACCTTCAACCTCCATAATGGCTGACAGTGCCTCTACTCTGGCTTCTCTGCTCATG cTTAAGGTTTATTTGAGGACTTATGCACTGGAGCAGATGGTACAAGCTGCAAGCTCATCTGCTGGACTTCGGACTATCAAGCGAGTTGAGCAGACCTTACAAGAACTTGGG GTtaatttgaaacctaaaatgcCAACTAAAGCTGTTTGTGCGGAGCATCttgaattaagaaaagaaatattgaCTCTACTAAATCTTCAGAAGCAG TTGCAATACAAGGAGGCAGAAGGTTCATCTTACCGTGATGGTTCATACATTGATACACCTGGCACGCCTAAG CGTTCCCAGCGTGGTGGGGATCAAGATCGAACATTTTTTCCAGACTCTGGAAGTTTTGgag GAGAAAGGGTTGGCAAGAACCAAAAACGCAAG GGACCTGGAAGGCAATCAGAGGCTCCATCTTCGCCTGCGCATAAAAGGCCCAGAAAAATGAAGGCTTCagatctataa